In Vigna angularis cultivar LongXiaoDou No.4 chromosome 8, ASM1680809v1, whole genome shotgun sequence, one DNA window encodes the following:
- the LOC108344912 gene encoding CEN-like protein 1 translates to MSRLMEPLSVGRVIGEVVDIFSPSVRMNVTYSTKEVANGHELMPSTVMAKPRVEIGGDDMRTAYTLIMTDPDAPSPSDPCLREHLHWMVTDIPGTTDVSFGKEIMGYESPKPVIGIHRYVFILFKQRGRQTVRAPSSRDHFNTRKFSEENGLGLPVAAVYFNAQRETAARRR, encoded by the exons ATGTCTAGGCTCATGGAACCACTTTCTGTGGGAAGAGTGATAGGAGAAGTGGTTGACATTTTCAGCCCAAGTGTGAGAATGAATGTGACATATTCCACCAAGGAAGTTGCTAATGGTCATGAGTTAATGCCTTCTACTGTTATGGCCAAACCACGCGTGGAGATTGGTGGTGATGACATGAGAACTGCTTATACCTTG ATCATGACAGACCCAGATGCTCCAAGTCCTAGTGATCCATGTCTAAGGGAACATCTTCACTG GATGGTTACAGATATCCCTGGCACCACAGATGTCTCTTTTG GAAAAGAGATTATGGGGTATGAGAGTCCAAAACCAGTAATAGGAATCCACAGATATGTGTTCATCTTGTTCAAGCAGAGAGGAAGACAAACAGTTAGAGCTCCTTCTTCAAGAGACCATTTCAACACAAGGAAATTCTCAGAAGAGAATGGCCTTGGTCTACCAGTTGCTGCAGTTTACTTCAATGCTCAGAGAGAGACTGCTGCAAGGAGAAGGTGA